From Lysinibacillus sp. SGAir0095, the proteins below share one genomic window:
- a CDS encoding MBL fold metallo-hydrolase, whose protein sequence is MIKYQTNHVTIFQSVLFKTTSLVIRTEDCIIVVDPTLLPEEVVEIRQHVDRWKEDKPIYLIFTHSDWDHILGYGAFQDSIIIASEAFNKREDTEEILNQIQQFDDQYYLDRNYPILYPPVDIPITEDGQELEIGKTKLTFYKAEGHTNDGIFVVVEPVGVWVAGDYLSDVEFPFIYDSSEKYEQTIAKTDKILGSHDIKLLVPGHGTATDIKEEIIFRKVLSYRYIQELRNAVSDNLDHQFLIQGYKYRQDQINSHNENVTLIKKELEIKKN, encoded by the coding sequence TTGATAAAATATCAAACTAATCATGTTACAATTTTTCAAAGCGTATTATTTAAAACAACATCCCTTGTTATTCGAACTGAAGATTGCATAATAGTAGTCGATCCAACTTTACTTCCTGAAGAAGTGGTTGAAATTCGGCAACATGTTGATAGATGGAAGGAAGATAAACCAATTTATTTAATTTTTACGCACTCTGATTGGGATCACATTTTAGGATACGGAGCTTTCCAAGACTCGATCATTATTGCTAGCGAAGCATTTAATAAAAGAGAAGATACAGAAGAGATATTAAATCAGATTCAACAATTCGATGACCAATATTATTTAGATCGAAATTACCCAATATTGTATCCTCCTGTTGACATTCCAATTACCGAGGATGGTCAAGAGCTTGAAATCGGTAAGACAAAGCTTACATTCTATAAAGCTGAAGGGCATACAAATGATGGTATATTCGTTGTAGTGGAACCTGTAGGAGTATGGGTAGCAGGAGATTACTTGTCCGATGTTGAATTCCCGTTTATTTATGATAGTAGTGAGAAGTATGAGCAAACAATTGCCAAGACAGATAAAATTTTAGGTTCTCATGATATCAAGCTCCTGGTACCAGGACATGGCACGGCAACAGACATCAAGGAGGAAATCATCTTTAGAAAAGTGCTTTCTTATCGCTATATACAAGAGCTTCGAAATGCTGTCAGTGACAATCTCGACCATCAGTTTTTAATACAAGGCTATAAATATAGGCAAGATCAGATTAATAGTCACAACGAAAATGTAACGCTAATAAAAAAGGAGCTTGAGATAAAGAAGAACTAA
- a CDS encoding methyl-accepting chemotaxis protein — protein MKFKNSLTFQLGTIIAGILVVMILITSVATYKTAYDKLYDAAGIEAYGCANITTGLIDPIEIVKAIAGDVGSQANIGEQLNWTTAHKEIFENQYIVDLDGNLIAVDDNLKAQGFKPGDAFEYDKAAVSMLLEMKHPTYSEAYEFAGIERLTGYAPIYEDHDPSKEIIAISAIDFNAEIVTERTWGVVSGGILLSLIPMLLATIVTAFLIRRKTKPISLLINQSKEITEGNLTVEPTAVKSNDEIGDLANTLNIMTYKLQNMIATMTATSHQITGNANETASSLSEINDSMQVVSNNIDEVSSAMTDGMHHADNASNALSKLAEDLQTMKSKADSTVENSHKTMQVASKGEERAKEIRLDMEKIRTGSQVVSNTIQQLVNSAEKIKHITISIAGIASQTNLLALNASIEAARAGEHGKGFAVVAEEVRKLAEQSNTEVKEVEKLIKDIMERIGNVLVSSQENEKYIEKGSQTVQSTTDALHSIYTAVSETVSEITTMSELLSTETAKSDEIVQRIQELAHSIHEIENTMNNIAAASEESSASIQEISNRSIESKQMAEELENYVKTFKVK, from the coding sequence ATGAAATTCAAAAATTCTTTAACATTTCAGCTCGGTACTATTATTGCAGGTATACTGGTTGTGATGATCCTTATTACTTCAGTTGCTACATACAAAACAGCATATGATAAATTATACGATGCAGCAGGTATCGAAGCATATGGTTGTGCCAATATTACGACGGGCCTAATCGACCCAATAGAAATAGTAAAAGCGATTGCTGGTGATGTTGGATCACAAGCGAACATTGGTGAACAACTAAATTGGACAACTGCTCATAAAGAGATATTTGAGAATCAATATATTGTGGATTTAGATGGAAATTTGATAGCGGTAGATGATAACTTGAAGGCGCAAGGATTTAAACCGGGTGATGCATTCGAATATGACAAAGCAGCTGTTTCAATGCTTTTAGAAATGAAGCATCCTACCTATTCTGAAGCCTATGAATTTGCTGGAATTGAAAGACTAACCGGGTATGCACCAATTTATGAAGATCATGATCCATCAAAAGAAATTATAGCAATCAGTGCTATAGATTTTAATGCGGAAATTGTAACGGAACGTACCTGGGGAGTAGTAAGCGGAGGAATCCTGCTTAGCCTCATTCCAATGCTTCTCGCAACAATTGTCACAGCTTTCTTAATTCGTCGAAAAACGAAACCGATATCTTTATTGATTAATCAATCAAAAGAGATTACTGAGGGGAACCTGACTGTTGAACCGACTGCAGTTAAAAGTAATGATGAGATTGGCGATTTAGCCAATACATTAAATATCATGACCTATAAACTTCAAAATATGATTGCTACAATGACAGCTACATCACATCAAATAACAGGAAATGCAAATGAAACGGCAAGTTCTTTATCTGAAATTAATGATTCAATGCAAGTAGTATCTAATAATATTGATGAAGTGTCCAGTGCAATGACTGATGGTATGCATCATGCGGATAATGCATCCAATGCTTTATCAAAATTAGCTGAAGACTTACAAACTATGAAGAGTAAGGCTGATAGCACAGTAGAAAACTCTCATAAAACAATGCAAGTTGCCTCAAAAGGTGAAGAACGTGCAAAAGAAATTCGTCTTGACATGGAAAAAATTCGTACAGGATCTCAAGTTGTAAGTAATACAATTCAACAGCTTGTTAATTCGGCTGAAAAAATTAAACATATTACTATCTCAATTGCAGGCATTGCTTCACAGACTAATTTATTGGCTCTAAATGCTTCTATTGAGGCGGCAAGAGCAGGTGAACATGGAAAGGGATTTGCTGTAGTAGCAGAAGAAGTTCGTAAACTAGCTGAACAATCAAATACAGAAGTAAAAGAAGTAGAAAAGCTTATCAAAGATATCATGGAACGTATAGGAAATGTATTGGTTTCATCTCAGGAAAATGAAAAGTATATCGAAAAAGGTAGTCAAACAGTACAATCAACTACCGATGCATTACACAGTATATACACTGCAGTATCAGAAACGGTTTCAGAAATTACGACTATGTCGGAGCTATTATCTACTGAAACGGCAAAGTCTGATGAGATTGTTCAAAGAATTCAAGAATTGGCACATTCGATACACGAGATTGAAAACACAATGAATAATATCGCAGCTGCATCTGAAGAATCGTCTGCGAGTATCCAAGAAATTTCAAATCGTTCTATTGAATCGAAGCAGATGGCAGAAGAACTAGAGAATTATGTAAAAACTTTTAAAGTGAAATAG
- a CDS encoding translation factor GTPase family protein: MYKTIGVLAHVDAGKTTFSEQVLYHTNSIKERGRVDHQDAFLDNHSIEQKRGITIFAEQGRIQFKRDTYTLIDTPGHVDFSPEMERAIRVMDYAILIISAVDGIEGHTETVWNLLRQYHVPTFIFINKIDREGANIQEVMQAIQKDLSEDAILIDKQMTPEYISENVLEWIAERNEVLLEQYMEGKIDYSLFFESFLSMISDERAFVCMAGSALRDVGVKEFFDQISLLTPTIFDNSLPFKGQVFKIRHDEKNQRITFIKALQGSLTVRDELLFGEITEKVTEVRLYNGNRFESVQQVAAGEIFAVKGLNHPQIGDVIGNEVIVQEEFELVPTLQAKVVYKGSEHIKEILRYFRILDAEEPTLKVVWSEKFQEINVHVMGVIQLEVLIEVTKERFGIDVLFEDPKILYMETIQNSCIGYGHFEPLKHYAEVHLKMEPTPRGSGIQFKNECHADDLSVGHQRLIEKHLFEREHHGLLTGYPVTDIRFTLLIGRAHNKHTEGGDFREATYRALRQGLEQAQNVLLEPYYRFKMKASLEYIGRMLTDIQQASGQFDKPITTEDQVTVTGKVPVSTFMNYSTIYAAYTNGKGVLSLQYCGYDSCHNAEEVIEQIDYDKDADPEYTSTSIFCAKGKGYSVPWHKAEEAMHCLK; encoded by the coding sequence ATGTATAAAACAATTGGCGTTCTTGCTCATGTTGATGCTGGAAAAACAACTTTTTCAGAGCAGGTGCTATATCATACTAACAGTATAAAAGAACGGGGAAGAGTGGATCATCAAGACGCTTTTTTAGATAATCATTCCATTGAGCAAAAACGCGGTATAACGATTTTTGCTGAACAAGGAAGGATTCAGTTTAAACGGGATACATATACTTTAATTGATACACCTGGGCATGTCGATTTCTCGCCAGAAATGGAAAGAGCAATTCGTGTCATGGACTATGCTATTTTAATAATTAGTGCTGTTGATGGAATAGAGGGGCATACAGAAACCGTTTGGAATTTATTAAGACAATATCATGTACCGACCTTTATTTTTATCAATAAAATAGACCGTGAAGGGGCAAATATTCAAGAGGTCATGCAAGCTATTCAAAAAGATTTGTCAGAAGATGCAATTTTAATCGATAAACAAATGACTCCCGAATATATTTCAGAAAATGTTCTTGAATGGATAGCTGAAAGAAATGAAGTTTTATTAGAGCAATATATGGAAGGGAAAATTGACTATAGCTTGTTTTTCGAATCATTTCTTTCCATGATTTCCGATGAACGTGCCTTTGTTTGTATGGCAGGGTCAGCTCTAAGGGATGTTGGAGTAAAGGAATTCTTTGATCAAATATCCCTTCTTACGCCAACAATTTTTGATAATAGCTTACCATTCAAAGGACAAGTATTTAAAATTCGACATGACGAGAAAAATCAACGGATTACTTTTATCAAAGCATTACAAGGTTCTTTAACTGTTCGTGATGAGCTTCTATTTGGTGAGATTACAGAAAAAGTAACTGAAGTACGCTTATATAACGGTAATCGTTTTGAATCCGTACAACAGGTAGCAGCAGGTGAAATCTTTGCAGTTAAAGGACTAAATCATCCTCAAATTGGCGATGTAATTGGCAATGAAGTAATCGTTCAAGAGGAATTTGAACTTGTTCCTACGTTACAGGCTAAGGTGGTTTATAAAGGTAGCGAGCATATAAAAGAAATTCTTCGCTATTTCCGTATTTTAGACGCGGAAGAACCGACTTTAAAAGTAGTTTGGAGTGAGAAGTTTCAGGAAATCAACGTGCATGTAATGGGTGTTATTCAGTTAGAGGTATTGATAGAAGTGACAAAGGAGCGTTTTGGAATTGATGTTCTATTTGAAGACCCCAAAATCTTATATATGGAAACGATTCAAAATAGTTGCATAGGCTATGGACACTTTGAGCCGCTGAAGCATTATGCAGAAGTTCATTTGAAAATGGAGCCAACACCAAGAGGTTCGGGCATTCAATTCAAAAATGAATGCCATGCAGATGATTTATCAGTCGGACATCAACGATTAATTGAAAAACATCTGTTTGAACGAGAACACCATGGTTTACTTACAGGGTATCCGGTAACAGATATACGCTTTACTTTATTAATAGGACGTGCACATAACAAGCATACAGAAGGTGGAGACTTTAGAGAAGCAACATACCGGGCACTTCGTCAAGGGCTTGAACAAGCTCAAAATGTGCTATTAGAACCTTATTACCGATTTAAAATGAAGGCTTCCTTAGAGTATATAGGCAGAATGCTGACAGATATTCAGCAAGCAAGCGGGCAATTTGATAAGCCTATAACGACGGAAGACCAAGTTACCGTCACTGGTAAGGTACCTGTATCAACTTTTATGAATTACAGTACGATCTATGCTGCATATACCAATGGTAAAGGTGTTCTTTCTCTTCAATATTGTGGCTATGATTCTTGCCATAATGCAGAGGAAGTAATTGAACAAATTGATTATGATAAGGATGCAGATCCAGAATATACTTCTACCAGTATTTTTTGTGCTAAAGGGAAAGGTTATTCAGTTCCCTGGCATAAAGCAGAAGAAGCAATGCATTGTTTAAAATAA
- a CDS encoding succinate CoA transferase: MQEAVVKRIGVSSLVNKVVSAEEAAEFIPNGAIVGMSGFTRAGDAKVVPLALAERAKNEQLKIDVYTGASLGPEVDQVLAQAGGIRKRGPYQGDPVIRNLINTGEVLYVDAHLSHNAELVRQGIIGPINFAIIEATAITSEGFIVPTTSVGNSPIFAKYAENIIVELNLAHSESLVGVHDIYVPENQGEREPIPVLSPLDRIGEIGIKVDPDKIKAIVVSNEQDAPSLIVEPDDETQEMANHLLNFLRSEINVGRLTNKLAPLQSGVGSVANAVLEGFKESEFEDLVIFSEVLQDAVFNLIDAGKVSFASCTSITISEELQKKVYGNIENYADKIIIRPQEISNHPEVIRRLGLIAINAALEVDIYGNVNSTHVGGTKMMNGIGGSGDFTRNSRLSIFVTKSYAKGGKLSSIVPMVAHHDHTEHDVHVIVTEQGVADLRGLAPKERVPLIIENCVHPDFKEQLWDYFNEAVALTGNAQTPHNLEKALSWHVNAAKIGTMKL, from the coding sequence TTGCAAGAAGCAGTAGTAAAAAGAATTGGCGTTAGTAGTTTAGTCAACAAAGTGGTTTCAGCTGAAGAAGCTGCTGAATTTATCCCAAATGGTGCTATTGTTGGAATGAGTGGTTTTACTCGTGCTGGTGATGCTAAAGTAGTGCCGTTAGCTTTAGCAGAACGGGCAAAGAATGAACAATTAAAAATTGATGTTTATACAGGTGCTTCTCTTGGTCCTGAAGTCGATCAAGTATTAGCTCAAGCTGGTGGAATTCGGAAACGCGGTCCATATCAAGGGGATCCAGTGATTCGAAACTTAATTAATACAGGCGAAGTTTTGTATGTGGATGCCCATCTTTCTCACAATGCCGAATTAGTTCGACAAGGAATTATTGGTCCAATCAATTTTGCCATTATTGAAGCAACTGCCATTACTAGTGAAGGTTTCATAGTGCCAACTACATCTGTTGGAAATTCTCCAATTTTTGCTAAATATGCAGAGAACATTATCGTCGAATTAAATTTGGCACACTCAGAGTCATTAGTTGGTGTGCATGATATATATGTTCCTGAAAATCAGGGTGAAAGAGAACCAATTCCAGTTCTTAGTCCTCTCGATAGAATTGGAGAAATTGGTATAAAGGTTGATCCTGATAAAATCAAAGCCATTGTTGTTTCAAATGAACAAGATGCACCATCATTGATAGTAGAACCAGACGATGAAACACAAGAAATGGCAAATCATCTATTAAATTTCCTTCGCAGTGAAATTAATGTCGGACGCCTTACTAATAAATTGGCACCCTTGCAGTCAGGAGTTGGGTCAGTTGCAAATGCAGTATTGGAAGGTTTTAAAGAGTCCGAGTTTGAAGATTTAGTCATTTTTTCAGAAGTGTTACAAGATGCTGTGTTTAACTTAATCGATGCCGGAAAGGTATCCTTTGCATCTTGTACCTCTATTACAATTTCAGAGGAATTACAGAAAAAAGTGTATGGAAACATAGAAAACTATGCTGATAAGATCATCATACGTCCACAAGAAATTTCGAACCATCCAGAAGTTATCCGCCGTTTAGGCCTAATCGCTATTAATGCAGCACTAGAAGTTGATATATATGGAAACGTGAATTCAACTCATGTGGGCGGAACAAAAATGATGAACGGCATTGGTGGTTCAGGTGACTTTACTCGTAATTCGCGATTAAGTATTTTCGTGACGAAGTCGTATGCAAAGGGCGGGAAGCTGTCTTCAATCGTGCCAATGGTTGCCCACCATGATCATACAGAGCATGATGTACATGTTATTGTGACTGAACAAGGAGTAGCAGATTTACGTGGTTTAGCACCTAAAGAACGCGTTCCTTTAATTATTGAAAACTGTGTGCATCCTGATTTTAAGGAACAGCTTTGGGATTATTTTAACGAAGCAGTTGCTTTGACTGGAAATGCCCAAACTCCACATAACTTAGAAAAAGCGCTTTCCTGGCATGTAAACGCAGCAAAAATAGGTACAATGAAGCTTTAA
- a CDS encoding reverse transcriptase-like protein, whose amino-acid sequence MKITIEWIYKSKNGVETVFRSDEMPPAHALTIGEDLEKTGRAKKIQFIDQHDSTWMAKELKKYIKEIDTEPHNVRVYFDGGYDIQTSNAGLGIAIYYEQNGKSFRLRRNAPASGLNSNNEAEYAALHLAIVELDLLDVHHQTVQFLGDSQVVINQMSGEWPAYEKDLASWADRIDEKLNELGITPEFELVPRKLNAEADRLATQSLQGVGITGQIELQ is encoded by the coding sequence ATGAAAATTACTATTGAATGGATATATAAATCAAAAAATGGTGTCGAAACAGTATTCCGTTCAGACGAAATGCCGCCAGCCCATGCACTAACTATTGGGGAGGATTTAGAGAAAACGGGTCGAGCCAAAAAAATACAATTCATTGATCAACATGACAGTACATGGATGGCCAAAGAATTGAAAAAATATATTAAAGAAATCGATACGGAACCACATAATGTCCGCGTCTATTTTGATGGAGGATATGATATTCAAACGAGTAATGCCGGTTTAGGAATTGCGATATATTATGAACAAAATGGAAAGTCTTTTAGATTAAGACGAAATGCCCCGGCCTCTGGACTAAACTCAAACAATGAAGCCGAATATGCTGCACTCCATCTAGCAATTGTTGAGTTGGACTTGTTAGATGTACATCATCAAACTGTTCAATTTCTTGGAGATTCACAGGTTGTCATTAACCAAATGAGTGGCGAGTGGCCAGCTTATGAAAAAGATCTTGCAAGCTGGGCAGACCGAATAGATGAAAAATTAAACGAGCTTGGTATTACACCAGAATTTGAGCTCGTTCCTCGTAAATTAAATGCTGAAGCCGATCGACTAGCTACTCAAAGTCTACAAGGCGTAGGCATAACAGGACAAATAGAATTACAATGA
- a CDS encoding spore coat protein yields the protein MSEIPKAIPNKVVDLLVSEVFRKNNVNLASAKTNLTDEQKQAIRDLVDELKSQVDSFVNTAKQDE from the coding sequence ATGAGTGAGATACCGAAGGCAATTCCGAACAAGGTTGTTGACCTACTTGTAAGTGAAGTATTTCGAAAAAACAACGTTAATCTTGCAAGTGCAAAGACTAATTTAACCGACGAACAAAAACAGGCAATAAGAGATTTAGTTGATGAATTAAAATCACAAGTCGATTCTTTTGTGAATACAGCAAAACAGGACGAATAA
- a CDS encoding spore coat protein yields MAETKWRALDHCDDHNNDSADVEQEAVQKQITKQESNEWIIVKDSECVEVTTTDTQVALSLQLAIQAAIVAVISVTIGDNEQGKNVSQDLKQFMKTKQSNRQKTIIEGSKNVKVKTTDTDVAVNIQALLQILVAIVAKLDVL; encoded by the coding sequence ATGGCGGAAACGAAGTGGAGAGCTCTAGATCATTGTGATGACCACAATAATGACAGCGCAGATGTCGAGCAAGAAGCTGTTCAAAAACAAATAACGAAGCAGGAATCTAACGAATGGATTATTGTAAAGGATTCGGAATGTGTTGAAGTAACGACTACTGATACACAGGTTGCGCTATCTCTACAACTAGCTATTCAAGCAGCTATTGTTGCTGTTATCAGTGTAACAATTGGTGATAATGAGCAAGGGAAAAACGTATCTCAAGATTTGAAACAATTTATGAAAACAAAACAGAGTAACAGACAAAAAACAATTATTGAAGGCAGCAAAAACGTGAAGGTTAAAACGACTGATACTGACGTGGCTGTAAATATTCAAGCACTTCTTCAAATCCTAGTTGCAATTGTAGCTAAATTAGATGTGTTATAG
- a CDS encoding spore coat protein — protein MGRWNCTECDTKNSRKKTYCKHCHTPWESMEEEESVLAMEEESLMAMERPVRSRRKKFDEDAFVDQEFDQISKMDQESDELIWIKDSCNVNVRTTDTQAAASLQVGLQLAIALVISISLGDSEQGRAVAQEVLQKFDDEQSNKQRIYVENSKDVDIHTTDTDLSVNIQALLDVLLTLVVRIDVL, from the coding sequence ATGGGACGTTGGAATTGTACAGAGTGTGATACTAAAAACTCTAGGAAAAAAACATATTGCAAGCATTGCCATACTCCTTGGGAATCAATGGAGGAGGAGGAAAGCGTTTTGGCCATGGAAGAAGAATCATTAATGGCTATGGAAAGACCGGTGAGATCTAGAAGAAAGAAGTTTGATGAGGATGCTTTTGTTGACCAAGAGTTTGATCAAATTTCTAAAATGGATCAAGAATCAGATGAATTAATTTGGATTAAGGATTCTTGCAACGTTAATGTAAGAACGACTGATACTCAAGCTGCAGCTTCTCTTCAAGTAGGATTACAGCTAGCAATCGCTCTAGTAATTAGCATTTCTCTAGGAGATTCAGAACAAGGCCGCGCAGTAGCACAAGAAGTCTTGCAAAAATTTGATGACGAGCAATCAAACAAACAAAGAATTTATGTTGAAAACAGTAAAGATGTTGATATTCACACAACAGATACTGATTTATCGGTTAACATTCAAGCTTTATTGGATGTACTACTTACATTAGTAGTAAGAATCGATGTACTTTAA